A segment of the Acidobacteriota bacterium genome:
CGGCAGTCGAGGTGGAGCCGGGTCCCGGCCGCCACGTAGGCGTCCGCGCTCAGGGTCAGGGTCAGTTCCTGTTCCCGTCCGCCCCCGAGGGCGCTGCTGTCGGCATCGATCCTCAGGTTGGGGGTGGAGGCGCCCCGGATCACCGTCCAGGCCAGCGCCGCCCGAGGCGGGGCCGTGTAGATGCGGTGGGCCGCCACCTTGGCCCGATAGACGCCCGGTTGCGGATTTCTGAGGATGATCCACTCCACGTTGTCCACGCGGGAAGAGGAGACATGCTCCCCGCAGGCGACGGCGCCGCAATCGCCGTCCCGGTCGAGCCACAGGTCGAGATCGTTCAACACGGCGCTGCCGATGTTGTCGGTGGGCGGCTCGTCCCAGGCCAGCACCAGGTCGAGGCGGCCGGCGCCTTCCGGCACCAGGATGTCCCGATAGGCGTACTCGCCGTCCCGCAGCTCGGAGACCGCGCCGCCACCGCTCCAGCCGTCGGTTCGATCCCGGTTGAGCACGGCGGTTCGGGCAGACACCTTGCCCAGTCCGTACTGGGTGTGCAGTGTTCCCGGCCCGTCGCTGTTGGTCGCGGGGAATGCCGCGGCGTCCTCCAGCCAGGCGTCCGGCCGGATGGCGCCGGCCATCAGCCGAGCCCGGGCCAACGCGGGCTGTTCCCGGAAGGCGGGGACCGCATCCATCAGCAGGGCGGCCACCCCGGCCACCGAAGGCGAGGAGAAGCTGGTGCCGTTGATGCGGATATAGCCCCCGCGGCTGCCCTCGCCCCTGGCCGTGTGGATGCCGACGCCGGTGGCGACCACCTGGGGCGCCAGGCGTCCGTCGAAGGTGGGACCGTGACTGCTGAAGGCGGCGATGTCCCCGCTGTCCAGCACGGCGCCGACAGCCAGCGAGTTCTTGGCGCTGGCAAAGTCGGAAAATCCATTGATCCCTTCGTTCGATTGCGCGACCACATACAGTTGGCGGTGACTCCAGACGATGGAGTCGAGCTTGCGCTCGTCGACTCCCCTTGCCTCGAATTCCCTGGAGGATCCACTCAGGCTCACATTGACGATCAGGGGCTTGACCGGTAGCGACGGGCGGGCTGCTTCGGCGCACTCGGTGGGGCGGGCGAGAAAATCCATGGCTCGATGGACGCCGTCCCCGAATCCGAATCCGGAGCTGTTCAGGACCTTGGCGAAACGGATGTGGCGCACCGAAGGCGCCATGCCTGCGAAACGGGGTTCGACGGAACCGTTTCCGAGGATGGTTCCGGTTACGGCGGTTCCGTGTAAACCTGCATCGATCCACAGATCCTCGGACTCGTTGGTCCCGCCGAACCCGAAGAAGTCGAGATTAAGCGAGAAATTGGCTCCGCACACGCTTTCCCGGTTCGACGCGATGTCGGGATGGTTGATATTGAGTCCGGTGTCCATGACGCCGATGGGGACCGAGTCCCCGCCGATGCCCGAGAAGAGACCGGGAGCCCCGTCGTATCTTCGCAGGGCATCGGCGCCCATGGCGGGAACAGCCGTGTCGAGGGTGGATTCGAAGATAGGGATGGGCTCCACGGCCAGCACGAAATCGGCCGCGGCTATGGCCTTCAGCCGAGCCGGGGGCACGTTGGCCGCATAGACCCGGATGTCGGCGTCGAAGCGACCCACCACCGCCCCCAACTCCTCGAGCGCCTGCCGCCAACGGGAATCGGGATCGCCGGTCATCAGAGTGATGAACACCGGCGTGGCTTCTCCGGGGGACGCGTCGGGCGATGGGGTCACGAGCGCCTGGGCCAGTTTTCTCTCCCGAGGCAGGGCACCTAGCCCATCAACCTCCGGCAGCGCGGCGATCGTTTGCAGACGGGCCTCGTCGCCGGGGAGCATGGCGCGCACGAGCACTCCCGAGGAGCCGAGCATTCGGGCGCCCGTTCCTTCGAGCGCCTGCGCCAGATCATTGGCAGCGGCGTCCCCGGCGAGTCGGATCCAGCCGAAGGACCAGTCCCGTCCAGCCGCCTCGGCCTGGGCGGACAGCGTCCGGATCGAGGTCTCCGTCCCGAGCCAGTCGAGATCCGGCAGGGGGCGTTCACGCCCGGCGCCCGCCCCACCATCGATTCGCTCCGCTGTCATTTCCCCGCGATAGGAAACGAACGAATAGCCGGCGGGCGGCGTCGGAGTCGGATCGAGCCCTCCCTGTTCCGAAACAGCCGCCGTGGCGGAAGATCGAGGCGCGGCTTCAATGGCCGGTTCCGGGAGGACTCCGCGGCTCTCTTCGGAAATCCGGGCGGAGGCGGCTCGGGTCATGACGGTTGACCTCTCCTGGGTCAACCGTGCCTTTTCCCGGCCCTCAGGAGGGGAAGTCTCAGCATTGGCCGCGTCAGGCGAGCCTGCGATCAGGCAGAGGACGCCAAGGATTTTGAGACATCTTGCGGAAGCTGTCCTCATCCTCGACTTCCCCTGGAGCCCGTTCGGGCCATGGGTCTTGCAGAACCGCATGACCGCTTCCCGGATGTGCCTATTGAGAGGTTCGGTCACCTGTCGTTACCCCGATATCGAAATCTCGGAAATCGTCCAACTTCCGTCGTCGTTCCTGCCGGCCACGAAGGTAACCCGATATTGATTCACCTCGGCATTGCTCAGGTTGTGCGATGTTCCCGAACAGGAAGTAAAGCTACCGATGCTCAGACAGCTCGTACCGTCAGGGTTTACCGTGAACGTCCCGATCCGGCTGTCCCCGCTGTCGAGGCTGCATTGGCCTCCGGATCGAAGGACGGTTCCGGCAGCGCAAGCCTGGGCCTCGCCGGAATCGGTGGGCGGTCCGGCTCCGTCTTCCGGTTTCATTGGATAAACCAGGGTTCCATCGTTGGTCCGGTTGTCGACCGACACCGCCCAAAGGTAGGTGCCACCGCTGGTGTTCCATTGGATCCATCCGAAGTCCACCGTGGCCCTAATGGGTTTCTGCTGCCAGGAATAGGGTTCCATTTCAAATCTGACGGTTTCGACCAACCCCGAATCGTCGGACACTTCGGCTTGAACCGAAACCGGCTCATCGCTTGGATTGAATGCACCGATGTTGGTTCTTTGATCCTCGTTGACGGAGATTCCAAAGTTGTAGGCCCGATCCCCTTCATCGACCAGCGGAGCGATCCCATTGACTACCGGAGTGCTGAAACGGCCGTCCCCCGAATCCGAATAGACCTCGGCCGTCAAGTAGAACTTGTAGCGAGACTCGGCAGCATCGCCGGCTTCACTGTCACTCTCGGACTGAAGCACCACGGATCCGTTCCCCGTATAGTTGAAAACCGCCCTGAAAAAATTGTCCCACCCTTTGTAGTGAGTCGCCGGCATGGAGATGATTTTACGATTCACCAGGCCATTGGGACCGTAGAGAGTGGCCGTAATGGAATACTCGTGCGAAGTCAGGTTGGCGATCACGACCCGGGTCCTGAAGCTCTTCACGTGCGCCGCCGTGGGAATCACGGCATGCGAAGTGGGTCGAGCGTATCCCAGCGCACTCACGTCTCGTTGCGAAACCGACGTTTCCGCGAAGGCAAGCGTCCCGAGATGAACCAACAGGGCACAGCAGGCAATGAGGTGTTTCATGTCTCTCTCTTGTGTCTACTCTACGGATCCTCTCCGACTCGAGAGTGGCGGATTCCTTGGACAATCGGTCCCGATAGGCAATAGTACGCGTCCTGCCCTTTCTGCGAAAACCGTGGCGATACCCGTTTTTATTTTAGCAGTAATTTGCGGGAAGCAATTCGGCTGCGTTTCGCTGAGCTATTACTTGGCGAGAACGGCGGCGGCCTGCTTCGGCGGCACCCGGAAGCCGACCCTGGTGCGGCCGACGGCGGATTCGACCTGGAGTCGGCCCTGCTCCCCATAGCAGAGTCGCAGCCGGCGGCGGACGTTCTCCAGGCCCTGTCCTTCCTCCCGAGGTCCGGAGGACTGAAATCCCGGGCCGTCGTCAGAGACGGTGACCTCGAGGACGCCGTCCTCCACGACGGCCTCCAACCCGATGCTTCCGCCCTCGGCCATTCTGCTGATCCCGTGCTTGACGGCATTCTCGACCAGGGGCTGGATCGAAAGGGCCGGGATTTCCACCCCGAGGGCCTGGCGGCTGACATCGATCCGGGTGGCCAGGCGGCGCCCCAGGCGCAAGCGCTCCACATCCAGGTAGGCCCGGACGGTCCGAAGCTCCTCTTCCAGCGGCACCTGCTGGCGATTCCCCTGAAGCAGGTAGCGAAATATCTCGGCCAGGTTGACCACGGTGCGGCGGGCCTCGTCGGCCGCCCGGGGAATGAGGCCGTAGAGGGCATTGAGGGAGTTGAAGAGGAAGTGGGGATTGATCTGCGCCCTCAGCGCCTGCAACTCGGCCCGGGTGGCCAGTCCCTGGAGTTCGGCGCGCCTCCGGCGAGTCACCTGCGCCACCACCTCGGTCGCCAAGCGGTTCAGATCCTCCAGGTCTTCACTGAGATAGCGCCTGCCGGCCAGCCGGGCGCTCAAGAGCAGCACCTTCCGGTCTCCCTCGGCAAACCGCAGCGGCACCGCCACCTCGGCCCAGCGCCTGGGGCCAAGTTCCGAACTCTGGCCTCGGTCCAGAATCTGGGGGCGCAGCCCCTCCCCGACTACCGCCTCCGCAATTTCACTTTCTTCCAAGAGTTCCACACGGCGGGCCTTGGCGAAGGCGGCCACCCCACTGGCCGCCTGCTCCAGGAATGCTTCTTCGCTCTCCGTGCCGCCAGCCAGTGCCTGCAGCCGCTGCAGCGCCGCCCTCAGGTTGCCCCTGCGGAAGACACGCCGCTCCACCCATCTCTGAAGGTAGCCGCGAAACGCGGAAAATCCAAGCAGGGCCAGTCCCACGCCGGTGATGGTCAGCGCCAGGGAGAATCCTCCTTGCGGGAAGACGGGATCGAGCTCCAACCGGCTCAACAGCCCGATCAGGCCCACCGCGAAAACCACCGCCAGCAGCGCATTCCCCAGAAAGCGAATGAAGACGTCCAGCAGCAGAAAGCGGTAGTCCTGCAGCAGCACCACCAGTGCCAGCGGGATGCCGGCATGGTGGACCAGGAGCTCATGGACCCAGGCATCGGACCCGTGGGTCTCCCCGAAGTGGGTGAAAGAGACGGCAAACAGGAAGAGAGCCATGGCGCCCAGCATGCGCATTCCCGCCCCCTTGCGCTGCTGCTGGTCCTTCCAGAGGACCAGGGCCGCCAGGACGGCCAGCACGCCGAATCCGAAGGTGATCAGCCGCAGCCCGAACTGATGGGAAGCGACCCCAGTGCCGAAGATTTCAGCCAGGTGGATGCCGCAGGCCAGCAAACCCACTCCGTAGCCGATCCAGCAGAGCAGGGATCGACGGGAGCCCAGCGAGACGTGCAGCAGCACGCTCGGCAACAGACTCAAGGTGGCGAGGCTTCCCGCCACCATCACGCGCCGCGCCAGGCTGGGTGAATCCGCCGCCGCCAGCACTCCCAGCGAGCCGGCGTTCCACAACAGGGCCAGCAGGGCCGCTCCGCCCGGCAGCCGGATGTCCCCGAGGAGAGACCGCCGGCGGCTGCGCCAAAGGAAGTAGAGAAAACCGCTGAATGCCGCTAGCCCAAAGATGTGCCCCAGGGTATTGACCAGCAGCGGCAGGTGAATGGCGGGTGTATTATCCATGGATCGCTCCTGCTCTCATCAGTATACGATCTGAACGGTCATTTTCCATTGGGTCGGTGTCGCTGGTGCATAATAGGGACTTCCGGCGAAAGGCGGGGACGCTCCTGGATCGCCCGTCGTGCAA
Coding sequences within it:
- a CDS encoding histidine kinase, which translates into the protein MDNTPAIHLPLLVNTLGHIFGLAAFSGFLYFLWRSRRRSLLGDIRLPGGAALLALLWNAGSLGVLAAADSPSLARRVMVAGSLATLSLLPSVLLHVSLGSRRSLLCWIGYGVGLLACGIHLAEIFGTGVASHQFGLRLITFGFGVLAVLAALVLWKDQQQRKGAGMRMLGAMALFLFAVSFTHFGETHGSDAWVHELLVHHAGIPLALVVLLQDYRFLLLDVFIRFLGNALLAVVFAVGLIGLLSRLELDPVFPQGGFSLALTITGVGLALLGFSAFRGYLQRWVERRVFRRGNLRAALQRLQALAGGTESEEAFLEQAASGVAAFAKARRVELLEESEIAEAVVGEGLRPQILDRGQSSELGPRRWAEVAVPLRFAEGDRKVLLLSARLAGRRYLSEDLEDLNRLATEVVAQVTRRRRAELQGLATRAELQALRAQINPHFLFNSLNALYGLIPRAADEARRTVVNLAEIFRYLLQGNRQQVPLEEELRTVRAYLDVERLRLGRRLATRIDVSRQALGVEIPALSIQPLVENAVKHGISRMAEGGSIGLEAVVEDGVLEVTVSDDGPGFQSSGPREEGQGLENVRRRLRLCYGEQGRLQVESAVGRTRVGFRVPPKQAAAVLAK